A single region of the Bacillus cereus genome encodes:
- a CDS encoding cysteine dioxygenase family protein, with translation MLTCNGSKTFQTFIKAVTDLIDGDLLEEQIVCEIEKLLEELLEKKTWLPLEKQKANSAQYARHLLYEDPLNRFEVLALVWKDGQSTPLHDHDGTWGVEGVFTGRIMVQNFIQTKQLDNSLVYLTHTGNLYLGEGETDKVIPPADCHILEISENESVVTIHVYGKRLEKFIIYVPTEEKNVYMCETKYISYSS, from the coding sequence ATGTTAACGTGCAATGGGAGTAAAACGTTTCAAACATTTATTAAAGCTGTAACTGATTTAATAGATGGTGATTTATTGGAAGAACAAATCGTGTGTGAAATTGAAAAATTACTAGAAGAACTTTTAGAAAAGAAAACATGGCTTCCGTTAGAAAAACAGAAGGCGAATTCGGCTCAGTATGCACGACACTTGTTATATGAAGATCCTTTAAATCGTTTTGAAGTATTAGCTCTTGTATGGAAAGATGGACAATCTACTCCTTTACATGATCATGATGGTACATGGGGAGTAGAAGGCGTTTTTACAGGAAGGATAATGGTGCAGAACTTTATACAAACTAAGCAGCTTGACAATTCACTTGTTTATTTAACGCATACAGGAAATCTTTATTTGGGAGAAGGCGAAACAGATAAAGTCATTCCACCAGCTGATTGTCATATTCTTGAAATATCCGAAAATGAAAGCGTTGTCACAATTCATGTTTACGGAAAACGTTTAGAAAAGTTTATAATATATGTCCCAACTGAAGAAAAGAATGTGTACATGTGTGAGACAAAATATATTAGTTATAGTTCATAG
- a CDS encoding cytochrome P450, which translates to MASPENVILVHEISKLKTKEELWNPYEWYQFMRENHPVHYDEEQDVWNVFLYNDVNRVLSDYRLFSSRRERRQFSIPPLETRININSTDPPEHRNVRSIVSKAFTPRSLEQWRPRIQSIANELVQHIGKYSEVNIVEEFAAPLPVTVISDLLGVPTTDRKKIKEWSDILFMPYSKERFNDLDVEKGIALNEFKTYLLPIVQEKRYHLTDDIISDLIRAEYEGERLTDEEIVTFSLGLLAAGNETTTNLIINSFYCFLVDSPGIYKELSKEPKLVSKAIEEVLRYRFPVTLARRITEDTNIFGPLMKKDQMIVAWVSAANLDEKKFSQASKFNLHRTGNEKHLTFGKGPHFCLGAPLARLEAEIALSTFINAFEKIELAPSFNLEKCILENEQTLKHLPIRLKTQ; encoded by the coding sequence ATGGCTTCGCCTGAAAATGTGATTTTAGTTCATGAAATTTCAAAGCTGAAAACAAAAGAAGAATTGTGGAATCCGTATGAGTGGTATCAATTTATGAGGGAGAATCATCCGGTTCATTATGATGAGGAGCAGGATGTATGGAATGTTTTTTTATACAATGATGTAAATCGAGTTTTATCAGATTATCGCTTATTTTCAAGTAGAAGGGAGCGGAGACAATTCTCAATCCCTCCTTTAGAAACTAGAATAAATATAAACTCTACAGATCCGCCAGAACACCGTAATGTACGTTCAATTGTTTCTAAAGCATTTACTCCAAGAAGTTTAGAACAGTGGAGACCTCGAATACAGTCTATCGCAAATGAACTTGTACAACATATAGGAAAATATAGTGAGGTTAATATCGTTGAAGAGTTTGCTGCACCTTTACCTGTTACCGTCATATCCGATTTATTAGGAGTGCCAACAACTGACCGTAAAAAAATTAAAGAATGGTCTGATATTTTATTTATGCCATATAGTAAAGAAAGATTTAACGATTTGGATGTAGAAAAAGGAATTGCGTTAAATGAATTTAAAACGTATTTGCTTCCAATCGTTCAAGAAAAAAGATATCATTTGACCGATGATATTATTTCAGATTTAATACGAGCTGAATATGAAGGTGAAAGATTAACTGATGAAGAAATTGTAACTTTTTCATTAGGTTTATTAGCGGCTGGTAATGAAACAACTACAAATTTAATAATAAATAGCTTTTATTGTTTTTTAGTGGATTCACCTGGAATTTATAAAGAATTAAGTAAAGAGCCTAAATTAGTTTCAAAAGCAATTGAGGAAGTGTTACGCTATCGATTTCCTGTTACATTAGCTCGGAGGATTACAGAAGATACAAATATATTTGGACCTTTAATGAAAAAGGATCAGATGATTGTTGCGTGGGTTAGTGCAGCAAATTTAGATGAGAAAAAATTCTCACAAGCTTCTAAGTTTAATTTACACCGAACAGGAAATGAAAAGCATTTAACTTTTGGTAAAGGGCCTCACTTTTGTTTAGGGGCACCACTTGCACGTTTAGAAGCTGAGATTGCATTAAGTACCTTTATAAATGCTTTTGAAAAAATAGAGTTAGCTCCATCTTTCAATTTAGAAAAATGTATATTGGAAAATGAACAAACCTTAAAACACTTACCTATTCGCTTAAAAACTCAATAA
- a CDS encoding PadR family transcriptional regulator: MYVDILLLAELTTGPKHGYEIKKNIQNRLGENFELNHNTLYPALRRFENMGAITKKIHKQVGKPNRNMYDITETGEEIFYEILREFPEKIATNNTEFLVRIALFEKLDYEARKEILTTRQNVLREQLTAIQSLDVVSPFITEVVEFTKSRIEHELHWIISLMKKI; encoded by the coding sequence ATGTACGTTGATATTTTACTACTAGCTGAATTAACGACAGGACCAAAACACGGCTATGAAATAAAGAAAAATATTCAAAATCGGTTAGGTGAGAATTTCGAATTAAATCATAACACACTTTATCCCGCTCTTCGGCGCTTCGAAAATATGGGTGCTATAACGAAAAAAATACATAAACAAGTCGGAAAGCCAAACCGAAATATGTACGACATAACTGAAACAGGGGAAGAAATTTTTTATGAAATACTAAGAGAGTTTCCTGAAAAAATTGCGACAAATAATACTGAATTCCTTGTGCGTATCGCGCTCTTCGAAAAACTTGATTACGAGGCTAGAAAAGAAATTTTGACTACGCGCCAAAACGTGCTTCGAGAACAACTTACAGCCATCCAATCCCTTGACGTTGTCTCACCTTTTATTACAGAAGTTGTTGAATTTACTAAATCACGTATTGAACATGAATTACATTGGATTATATCTCTTATGAAGAAAATATAA
- a CDS encoding DUF1540 domain-containing protein produces the protein MAQDVLCEVNNCKFWANGNKCSADAIYVVSHKGKHASTTEETDCKTFDPEI, from the coding sequence ATGGCACAAGACGTTTTATGTGAAGTAAACAACTGTAAATTTTGGGCTAACGGTAATAAATGTAGTGCAGATGCAATTTATGTAGTAAGTCATAAAGGTAAACACGCATCTACAACGGAAGAAACAGATTGCAAAACTTTCGATCCAGAAATATAA
- a CDS encoding Vat family streptogramin A O-acetyltransferase: MNPNPNVKYPIEGNQSVHFIKNTITKSNILVGDYSYYDAKQGETLEDRVLYHYEFIGDRLVIGKFCCIASGVTFIMNGANHRMDGFSAYPFNIFGNGWEKFTPDLSDLPYKGDTVIGNDVWIGMDTTIMPGIKIGDGAIIAAKSVVTKDVAPYTIVGGNPANKIKERFSNAIIEELLQIQWWHFDIEKITENIDAIVRGDIELLRS, translated from the coding sequence ATGAATCCTAATCCAAATGTTAAATATCCAATTGAAGGAAATCAAAGCGTTCATTTTATAAAAAATACAATAACGAAATCTAATATACTTGTTGGTGACTATTCTTATTATGATGCAAAACAGGGGGAAACATTAGAAGATCGAGTATTATATCATTATGAATTCATCGGAGATCGTCTCGTTATTGGAAAGTTTTGTTGTATTGCATCTGGAGTTACCTTTATTATGAACGGAGCGAATCATCGAATGGATGGATTTTCGGCGTATCCTTTTAATATTTTTGGGAATGGCTGGGAGAAATTCACACCGGATTTGTCTGATTTACCGTATAAAGGAGATACAGTTATAGGAAATGACGTTTGGATTGGTATGGATACAACGATTATGCCCGGAATTAAAATAGGAGATGGTGCAATAATTGCAGCTAAATCTGTTGTGACTAAAGACGTCGCACCATATACAATTGTTGGTGGAAACCCTGCAAATAAAATAAAAGAGAGATTTTCAAATGCAATAATAGAAGAATTATTGCAAATACAATGGTGGCATTTTGACATTGAGAAGATAACAGAAAATATCGATGCTATTGTACGAGGAGATATAGAATTATTAAGAAGCTAA
- a CDS encoding MFS transporter: MSTTAETKQNHGVSQVLKNRFVQGILASALFLQIGIWVRNFAVLLYVMEMTKGDAFAISMISVAEFAPIFIFSFIGGTFADRWKPKRTMIWCETLSAISVFAVLITLMFGTWKIVFFVTLISAILSQFSQPSGMKLFKQHLSTEQIQLAMSIYQTIFAIFMVLGPILGTFIFHSFGIYISIIITGIAFLLAAAVLLFLPKDLENEAEKKEITLLREMIDGIQYVKKKKTLTLLGFCFMAAGLGIGLIQPLGIFIVTEQLGLSKESLQWLLTVNGAGMIVGGALAMVFAKNVAPQKMLIIGMLGQAIGIGIIGYSTNLWVTLTAQLFSGLALPCIQIGINTLIIQNSDTDFIGRVNGILSPLFTGSMVVTMSIAGSLKEMFSLGTMYEGTALLFVIGLLFILPIYNLKPVIAVESEMNGKGSAVQHES; this comes from the coding sequence ATGTCAACGACTGCAGAAACGAAACAAAATCATGGGGTATCACAAGTTTTAAAAAATCGATTTGTACAGGGAATTCTTGCATCAGCATTATTTTTACAAATAGGAATATGGGTTCGAAACTTTGCGGTATTATTGTATGTTATGGAAATGACGAAAGGTGATGCTTTCGCTATATCAATGATTTCAGTTGCTGAATTCGCCCCAATTTTTATTTTTTCATTCATTGGTGGAACTTTTGCTGATAGGTGGAAGCCGAAGAGGACAATGATATGGTGTGAAACGTTAAGTGCTATTTCAGTATTCGCTGTATTAATTACTCTTATGTTTGGAACGTGGAAAATCGTGTTTTTTGTGACGCTAATCTCTGCAATCCTTTCGCAGTTTTCCCAGCCCTCTGGAATGAAGTTGTTTAAACAGCATTTGTCAACGGAACAAATTCAATTAGCAATGTCTATATATCAAACGATATTTGCAATATTTATGGTGTTAGGGCCGATTCTTGGAACATTTATCTTTCACAGTTTTGGAATCTATATTTCAATCATCATAACAGGTATCGCATTTTTACTTGCGGCAGCTGTATTGTTATTTCTTCCGAAAGATCTTGAAAACGAAGCAGAGAAAAAAGAAATAACTCTATTACGGGAAATGATTGATGGTATTCAATATGTAAAAAAGAAAAAAACATTAACTTTGCTAGGGTTTTGTTTTATGGCAGCTGGACTAGGTATAGGGCTTATTCAGCCGCTTGGAATATTTATTGTGACAGAACAACTAGGGTTATCAAAAGAGAGCTTACAATGGTTACTAACAGTCAATGGTGCGGGGATGATTGTTGGCGGAGCTTTAGCGATGGTATTTGCGAAAAATGTGGCCCCGCAAAAGATGTTAATTATCGGTATGCTTGGTCAGGCAATTGGTATTGGTATTATAGGTTACTCCACAAATTTATGGGTGACACTTACAGCACAACTTTTTAGTGGTTTAGCCCTACCGTGTATTCAAATAGGGATAAATACACTTATTATCCAAAATAGTGATACGGATTTTATTGGTAGAGTAAATGGCATTTTAAGTCCACTATTCACCGGTTCAATGGTAGTAACGATGAGTATAGCTGGTTCATTAAAGGAGATGTTTTCATTAGGTACGATGTATGAGGGGACGGCTCTACTATTTGTTATTGGATTATTGTTTATTTTACCTATATACAATTTAAAGCCAGTAATAGCAGTAGAAAGTGAAATGAATGGTAAAGGAAGTGCTGTGCAACATGAATCCTAA
- a CDS encoding cytochrome P450 family protein: MSMKNKVGLRIEDGINLASAHFKEDAYEIYKESRKVQPVLFVNKNELGAEWLITRYEDALPLLKDNRLKKDLANVFPQDTKNMYLSVDNSDHLTTHMLNSDPPNHSRLRSLVQKAFTPKMITQLDGRIQRIADNLISEIERKGTLNLVDDYSFPLPIIVISEMLGIPKEDQAKFRIWSHAVIASPETPEEIRETEKQLSEFITYLQYLVDVKRQDPKEDLVSALILAESEGHKLSAPELYSMIMLLIVAGHETTVNLITNTVLALLEDPDQLQLLKDNPKLIDSAIEEGLRYYSPVEVTTARWAAEPFQIHEQTIQKGDMVIIALASANRDETVFENPEVFDITRENNRHIAFGHGSHFCLGAPLARLEAKIAITTLFKRMPELQIKGDREDIKWQGNYLMRSLEELPLTF, from the coding sequence ATGTCAATGAAAAATAAAGTTGGACTAAGAATAGAAGATGGTATTAATTTAGCTTCAGCTCATTTTAAAGAAGATGCTTATGAAATTTATAAAGAATCAAGAAAAGTGCAACCTGTCCTATTTGTAAATAAAAATGAATTAGGTGCGGAGTGGCTTATTACAAGATATGAAGATGCTCTGCCACTTTTAAAAGATAATCGCTTAAAAAAAGATCTGGCAAATGTGTTTCCTCAAGATACAAAGAATATGTATCTTTCCGTTGACAATAGTGATCATTTAACTACGCACATGTTAAATTCAGATCCACCTAACCACAGTCGTTTACGATCTTTAGTTCAAAAAGCTTTTACACCGAAGATGATTACACAATTAGACGGAAGAATTCAGAGAATAGCGGATAATTTAATAAGTGAGATAGAGCGAAAAGGTACATTAAATCTTGTGGATGATTATTCATTCCCATTACCGATTATTGTAATTAGCGAGATGCTAGGAATTCCAAAAGAGGATCAAGCGAAATTTAGAATTTGGTCTCATGCTGTCATCGCTTCTCCAGAAACGCCAGAAGAAATAAGAGAAACTGAAAAGCAACTATCTGAATTTATTACATATCTTCAATATTTAGTTGATGTAAAGCGACAAGATCCTAAAGAGGATTTGGTCAGTGCTTTAATACTTGCAGAAAGTGAAGGACATAAACTTAGTGCTCCGGAACTATATTCCATGATTATGTTACTTATCGTAGCGGGCCATGAGACGACGGTGAATTTAATTACAAATACGGTATTAGCACTTCTTGAAGATCCTGATCAATTACAGTTATTAAAAGATAACCCAAAATTAATTGATTCAGCTATTGAAGAAGGATTACGATATTATTCTCCCGTTGAGGTTACAACTGCAAGATGGGCAGCTGAGCCTTTTCAAATTCACGAGCAAACAATCCAAAAAGGAGATATGGTTATTATCGCATTAGCTTCAGCAAACCGTGATGAAACAGTATTTGAAAACCCAGAAGTATTTGATATTACACGTGAGAATAACCGTCACATTGCTTTCGGACATGGTAGCCATTTTTGTTTAGGAGCTCCACTTGCTAGGTTAGAAGCAAAGATTGCTATTACTACTCTATTTAAACGGATGCCTGAATTACAAATAAAAGGCGATCGTGAAGACATTAAATGGCAAGGCAATTATTTAATGCGTTCTTTAGAGGAATTGCCTTTGACTTTCTAG
- a CDS encoding DUF1835 domain-containing protein produces MIDKIKNVVDEMYEDEAKHLLQSLLIQLDLLEENYSEDTIKHLMSIPKQLTNDISYKRNVKESTHIHITFDESTGGCLKHMLSQEELFEESVVSFSEFFSIGPIHQLHTNKGQLARQQWLLNNLTTYDGYFEEEYLMNFMETLEELHSIPNETPITIWKANNAHEHVGLCFVMAQLKDKKNIRIINTSEASREILKQEYDIRGTGELPPESLATFIRNSVELSYLTKETREKFEHEWDSLSNSTELLRIWKDNEVHSVKEDYLDPFMIECAKRIGADKDFLKAPRVIGEVLGHVEQLVGDTFLEYRLKALVKQHTFEFEGSLEEMRFYSVKLRK; encoded by the coding sequence ATGATAGATAAAATTAAAAATGTTGTCGATGAAATGTATGAGGATGAAGCGAAACATTTACTGCAAAGTCTCCTTATACAATTAGATTTATTAGAAGAGAACTATAGTGAAGATACGATTAAACACTTGATGAGTATACCTAAGCAGCTGACGAATGATATATCCTATAAAAGAAATGTAAAAGAAAGTACACATATTCATATCACTTTCGATGAATCAACAGGCGGATGTTTAAAACATATGTTAAGTCAAGAAGAACTATTTGAAGAGAGTGTTGTTTCATTCTCTGAATTCTTTTCAATTGGACCGATACACCAATTACATACGAATAAAGGGCAACTAGCAAGACAGCAATGGTTATTAAACAATCTAACTACTTATGATGGTTATTTTGAAGAAGAATATCTAATGAATTTTATGGAAACTTTAGAAGAACTACATTCTATTCCAAATGAAACACCAATTACCATCTGGAAGGCGAATAACGCACATGAACATGTAGGCCTTTGTTTTGTAATGGCTCAATTAAAAGATAAGAAAAATATTCGTATAATTAATACATCTGAAGCGAGCAGAGAAATATTAAAACAAGAGTATGATATACGTGGAACGGGTGAATTGCCGCCCGAAAGTTTAGCTACTTTCATAAGGAATTCTGTAGAGTTATCATATTTAACTAAAGAGACTAGAGAAAAGTTTGAACATGAATGGGATAGTTTATCGAATAGTACAGAGTTATTAAGAATTTGGAAAGACAATGAAGTACATTCAGTGAAAGAAGACTATCTTGATCCATTTATGATTGAATGCGCAAAAAGAATAGGTGCGGATAAAGACTTCCTTAAAGCCCCGAGAGTAATTGGGGAAGTGCTTGGCCATGTCGAACAACTTGTGGGGGATACCTTTTTAGAATATCGCTTGAAAGCATTAGTTAAACAACATACATTTGAATTTGAAGGTTCACTAGAAGAAATGCGTTTTTATAGTGTGAAGTTGAGAAAATAA
- a CDS encoding DUF3959 family protein gives MKKLDVLLMILSGLFPVAGVMKQVPLEQSLFIGGLLFFTSFGSYFAKKMYSRICSWIAYAPFITLLLVIWNQDISTNSIIANAKIAACIALIPCLFRFRTYGLTLGLFSLWAALLWDIKEVQSLIILERMMSLMTGHYLYILLLVGGLILGGLLAMLIHRKEKGTNKENNNLFKQKKNRKRLSFKIRLPRLPKLKLKLFKFRGKVSKHKTPERVHERNYEETVAKYEMTEQIEQYSEGTVQGQTRMERRRSRYNA, from the coding sequence GTGAAGAAATTAGATGTGCTATTAATGATACTGAGCGGCCTCTTTCCGGTTGCAGGTGTTATGAAGCAAGTCCCTTTAGAACAATCGTTATTTATTGGAGGATTATTATTTTTCACTAGTTTTGGAAGTTACTTTGCTAAAAAGATGTACTCACGAATATGTAGCTGGATAGCGTATGCACCATTTATTACATTACTGTTAGTCATTTGGAATCAGGATATTTCAACAAATTCAATAATAGCGAACGCGAAAATCGCTGCTTGCATTGCGTTAATTCCATGTTTATTCCGATTTCGTACATACGGGCTTACTTTGGGATTATTTTCATTATGGGCCGCTTTACTATGGGATATAAAAGAAGTACAGTCATTAATCATACTTGAGCGTATGATGAGTTTAATGACAGGCCATTACTTATATATTCTCCTTTTAGTTGGAGGACTTATATTAGGTGGATTACTTGCGATGTTAATACACCGTAAAGAGAAAGGCACTAATAAAGAAAATAATAATTTATTTAAGCAAAAAAAGAATCGTAAAAGGCTATCGTTTAAGATTCGTCTTCCAAGATTACCGAAACTTAAATTGAAATTATTTAAATTTCGTGGAAAAGTATCTAAACATAAAACACCAGAAAGAGTTCATGAGCGTAATTACGAAGAAACAGTTGCGAAATATGAAATGACAGAGCAAATAGAGCAATACAGTGAAGGCACTGTTCAAGGGCAAACAAGAATGGAACGCCGAAGAAGTAGATATAATGCATAA